In Melospiza georgiana isolate bMelGeo1 chromosome 15, bMelGeo1.pri, whole genome shotgun sequence, one genomic interval encodes:
- the CLINT1 gene encoding clathrin interactor 1: protein MLNMWKVRELVDKATNVVMNYSEIESKVREATNDDPWGPSGQLMGEIAKATFMYEQFPELMNMLWTRMLKDNKKNWRRVYKSLLLLAYLIRNGSERVVTSAREHIYDLRSLENYHFVDENGKDQGINIRQKVKEMVEFAQDDDRLREERKKAKKNKDKYIGVSSDSVGGFRYSERYDPEPKSKWDEEWDKKSTFPFSDKLGELSDKIGSTIDDTISKFRRKDREDSPERCSDSDEEKSRRGKSPKAEFKDEEETVTTKHIHIAQATEITTIRQKRSANPSKTIDLGAAAHYTGDKASPEQNSAAHPAQPTTKAAVPSGSKSSNDLVDLLFDGASQPASTGGSSDLFGGFADFSSPAASASFPSSQGTATSGNGDFGDWSAFNQASPCASASSGELFSSTAQQPALELFSGSQPAPGQPSAASNSMDLFDLMGPSQTTMTSSQSMNFSMMSSNSMGVSLPMSRSQPLQSVNPMMPKPNSLYNARTEMVQKNASKTLPSTWSDPSVNISLDNLVPGMQPSKPQQPSLNTMMQQQNMQQPMNVITQNFAAVNLSPQPSMMPVRAQSSALLGGPVGLAVPGVMSGTMGMASMAPAPLMNQGMMGMNMGVPATGMGTIGMGVPNMAMTSLTPGTVQPKQDAFANFANFSK from the exons cacCAATGTGGTTATGAATTATTCAGAAATAGAGTCTAAGGTTCGAGAAGCAACCAATGATGATCCGTGGGGACCTTCAGGGCAACTCATGGGAGAGATTGCCAA GGCTACGTTTATGTACGAGCAGTTTCCAGAGCTCATGAACATGCTGTGGACTCGGATGCTGAAAGACAACAAAAAGAACTGGAGGAGAGTTTATAAG TCTTTGCTGCTCCTAGCTTACCTCATAAGGAATGGATCAGAGCGTGTTGTTACAAGTGCCAGAGAACACATTTATGATTTGCGATCCCTGGAAAATTACCACTTTGTAG ATGAGAATGGCAAGGACCAGGGGATAAACATCCGCCAGAAGGTGAAAGAAATGGTTGAGTTTGCTCAAGACGACGATCGGCTGcgggaggagaggaagaaagcaaagaagaaCAAAGACAAATACATTGGGGTGTCCTCGGACAGTGTCGGAGGGTTCAGATACA GTGAAAGATATGATCCTGAGCCCAAGTCCAAATGGGATGAAGAATGGGATAAAAAGTcaacttttcctttcagtgaCAAGTTAGGGGAGCTCAGTGACAAGATTGGCAGCACCATCGATGACACCATCAGCAAGTTCCGAAGGAAAGATAGAGAGGACTCTCCAGAAAGGTGCAG TGACAGTGATGAGGAAAAATCTAGAAGAGGCAAATCTCCCAAAGCTGAATTTAAAGATGAAGAGGAGACTGTGACAACAAAACACATTCATATTGCACAAGCTACAGAAATTACCACCATCAGACAGAAACGCTCAGCAAATCCTTCCAAAACCATTGacttgggagcagcagctcattACACAGGAGACAAAGCAAGTCCAGAGCAGAACTCTGCTGCTCATCCTGCACAGCCTACGACAAAG gctgctgtcccctctggcAGCAAGTCCTCTAATGACCTGGTGGACCTGTTGTTTGatggagccagccagccagcttCCACAG GTGGATCAAGTGACCTATTTGGAGGATTTGCTGATTTTAGTTCACCTGCTGCTTCAGCGAGTTTCCCATCATCACAAG GTACAGCAACAAGTGGAAATGGAGACTTTGGTGACTGGAGTGCCTTCAACCAAGCTTCTCCTTGTGCCAGTGCTTCATCTGGAGAGctcttcagcagcacagcacagcagccagctctaGAGCTCTTCAGTGGCTCACAGCCAGCTCCGGGCCAGCCTTCAGCTGCTTCCAATTCTATGGATCTGTTTGATTTGATGGGACCCTCTCAGACAACCATGACCTCCTCACAAAGCATGAATTTCTCCATGATGAGTTCCAATTCCATGGGTGTCAGTTTACCCATGTCCAGGTCACAG ccTCTGCAAAGCGTGAACCCAATGATGCCGAAGCCTAACTCACTTTATAATGCAAGGACAGAGATGGTCCAGAAAAATGCAAGCAAAACTCTACCCTCAACTTGGTCAGATCCCAGTGTAAATATCAGTTTGGACAATTTAGTACCTGGGATGCAGCCTTCCAAACCCCAACAGCCATCGCTTAATACCATGATGCAGCAACAGA ATATGCAACAACCGATGAATGTGATAACGCAGAACTTTGCAGCTGTGAAcctcagcccccagcccagcatgaTGCCtgtgagggcacagagcagtgccctgctgggagggcccgtggggctggcagtgcccgggGTGATGTCAGGCACCATGGGCATGGCCTCCATGGCCCCTGCACCCTTGATGAACCAGGGAATGATGGGCATGAACATGGGAGTGCCAGCCACAGGAATGGGCACAATAGGAATGGGGGTACCCAACATGGCTATGACCTCTCTGACTCCTGGGACTGTACAACCCAAGCAAGATGCCTTTGCAAATTTTGCCAATTTTAGCAAATAA